Sequence from the Fictibacillus arsenicus genome:
GCTCACTTAGCAAAATCAACTGGAACGAGCTTGACGAAGCATTTCCGGCGTTCTTAATCATCTTAACGATGCCGCTAACTTCAAGCATCGCTACAGGAATCGCACTTGGATTCATTTCTTATCCAATTTTAAAAATTGTTAAAGGCAAATATAAAGAAGTTCCTTTCTTAGTCTATTTGTTCGCTGTCTTATTCTTCTATCAGCTAGCGTTTTTGCCACACTAAAAAATTTGAAGTCATCCCAATGCGGATGACTTTTTTATGCTCTTTTTTAAATTAAGTTGACACTTAATTAAGTGAATGCTAAATTATAAACATGATAGAAAAAGTGATCGCTTCATTATCAGTCCCTAGCCGAAGGGAAATATTAAATTTATTGCGCAATGGAGAGTTAACATCTACTGCTATCGCAGAACAGTTTGAGATCTCTGCTCCCGCTGTCTCGCAGCATCTGAAGGTTCTTCAAAATTCCGGACTTGTAGTAGTACGGAAATCAGGAACAAAGCGCTATTACCGAATACGAAAGGAAGGTTTTAAAGATTTAAAAGAGTTTATCGATCAATTTTGGGACGATAGCTTATTGCGCTTAAAAGAAGCTGCAGAAGAGGAAGAAAGGAGAAACAATGAACGATAAGACCCCAGTACTTACAAAAGAGATTTTTATTGAGTGTTCACCAAAGACCTTATTTTCATTCTTTATTCATCCCGATAAAATGGTTCGCTGGATCGGACAGCAAGTTTTGCTTGAACCTAGAATCGGCGGTAAATACAGAATAGATATCAACGGAGAAAACATTGCATTAGGAGAATATAAAGAAATTACTCCCTATGAAAAAGTAGTACTAACTTGGGGATGGGAAGGCTTAGAAATCATGCCGCCCGGGTCGAGCACCGTAGAATTTCTGCTGACACCTCAAGAAAGCGGTACGCTTCTCACATTAAATCATTTTGATATTCCGAGCGAAAAAATGACGTCCAATGACCAAGGCTGGACTCACTACATGACGAGACTTCAACGATTGGCAGAAGGTCAGAATATCGAACCTGATCCTTGGGGTACAGGTAAAAAGTAATTTAGGAGGAATAAAATATGTCAGCAAATATTTATCAAGAAGTTATTATTCATTCAAGCCCTAACAGTGTGTATGAAACGCTATTAAATGAACAGCAGTTTAGTGAAGTAACAGGTGGTGCACCAACAAAAATCGTACCTGAAGAAGGCGGCCATTTTTCTTTATTCGGAGGCATGATTGAAGGCAGAACAATTGAACTTGTTGCTAACGAGCGAATTGTACAAGCATGGCGTGCAGCAAACTGGGAACCCGGTGTCTATTCCATTGCAAAGTTTGATATACAAACAAAGGGTGATGAGACATTGCTTGTCTTTACACATTCAGGTTTTCCAGAAGAGCAAAAACCACACCTTGAAGCTGGATGGCATGAAAATTATTGGCTGCCCCTTCAAAAGCACTTATCTGAATAAAATAAGTAAAAAGACCGGTCAGCTCTAGACTAACTATGGCTGAAACCGGTCTTTTATTATTTCTTTTCGAATACCGCCGCTACCTCATGCTTCTTTTCTTCTTCAAAAAAAGTTTTCGCTACTCGGTATGTTCCTGCCTCTTGATCCTTTAGTTCAATCGGCTGCTCATAGTTTTCTCCTGCTTTCACCATGATCATCTGCTCGGTGAACATTTGATCTGGATTGACCTTGTTCCATTTTCCGTCTTCCCACTTTTCCAGAGTAAAAGCGACTCCTGTTCCGATCTCTTTATCCGAACTGTTTTTCAGCGTAATTTTAGCTTCTTCACTTCCATCTTCAAGTTTCACTTCTGCCTTCACACCAGCTGCTTCTGCTGGCATATCATTTTCTACTTTGGGTGCTCCGCTCTTATTGTCCTCTTCAGGTGCTGGCTTACTGCCGCAAGCGGCAAGGAGAACGAGCAGGCATGCCATAAAAATAAGCTTCATGTTTTTCATCACTAAGCCCTCCTTTTTCCTATT
This genomic interval carries:
- a CDS encoding ArsR/SmtB family transcription factor — encoded protein: MIEKVIASLSVPSRREILNLLRNGELTSTAIAEQFEISAPAVSQHLKVLQNSGLVVVRKSGTKRYYRIRKEGFKDLKEFIDQFWDDSLLRLKEAAEEEERRNNER
- a CDS encoding SRPBCC domain-containing protein, producing MSANIYQEVIIHSSPNSVYETLLNEQQFSEVTGGAPTKIVPEEGGHFSLFGGMIEGRTIELVANERIVQAWRAANWEPGVYSIAKFDIQTKGDETLLVFTHSGFPEEQKPHLEAGWHENYWLPLQKHLSE
- a CDS encoding immunoglobulin-like domain-containing protein, coding for MKNMKLIFMACLLVLLAACGSKPAPEEDNKSGAPKVENDMPAEAAGVKAEVKLEDGSEEAKITLKNSSDKEIGTGVAFTLEKWEDGKWNKVNPDQMFTEQMIMVKAGENYEQPIELKDQEAGTYRVAKTFFEEEKKHEVAAVFEKK
- a CDS encoding SRPBCC family protein; this translates as MNDKTPVLTKEIFIECSPKTLFSFFIHPDKMVRWIGQQVLLEPRIGGKYRIDINGENIALGEYKEITPYEKVVLTWGWEGLEIMPPGSSTVEFLLTPQESGTLLTLNHFDIPSEKMTSNDQGWTHYMTRLQRLAEGQNIEPDPWGTGKK